One Sulfolobus sp. S-194 DNA segment encodes these proteins:
- a CDS encoding ATP-binding cassette domain-containing protein: MLEAEVEKRYSGFVLNTQFKDKGIISIIGKNGSGKTTFLRILSGIIQPDRGYIKLDGKDITNLPINKRNIILINQETYIPSFNVKKHLSWGAKIRKIKVDEKEIIEIAKMLDIPISENKKVGQLSLGNKEKVSLATAIIARPRVILVDEGFSNINNKRNFIENYINLAKMYRIDIIYVTQDIEDTKLAEKTYMMENGSLKLI; this comes from the coding sequence ATGCTTGAAGCTGAAGTGGAAAAACGTTACTCTGGTTTTGTTCTTAACACACAGTTTAAGGATAAAGGTATAATTTCGATTATAGGAAAAAATGGAAGTGGAAAGACTACTTTTCTTAGAATTTTATCTGGAATAATACAACCAGATAGAGGATATATAAAACTTGATGGAAAAGATATTACTAATTTACCTATAAACAAAAGAAATATTATCCTAATAAACCAAGAAACATATATACCTAGTTTTAATGTTAAGAAGCACCTCAGTTGGGGGGCAAAGATTAGAAAAATAAAAGTCGATGAGAAAGAGATTATTGAAATTGCCAAGATGTTAGACATACCAATTAGTGAAAATAAAAAAGTTGGGCAATTGAGCCTTGGTAATAAGGAAAAAGTTTCTCTTGCAACTGCTATTATAGCTAGACCCAGAGTTATACTAGTGGATGAAGGCTTTAGTAATATAAATAACAAGAGGAATTTCATAGAAAATTATATTAATCTAGCTAAAATGTACAGGATAGATATAATATATGTTACACAAGACATAGAAGATACAAAGCTAGCTGAAAAAACCTATATGATGGAAAATGGAAGCTTAAAATTGATTTAA
- a CDS encoding glycerate 2-kinase has protein sequence MDKIIEKILTFSDPYIALDERVAIKKNEITVDSNHFPYTKLAIIAVGKASYKMAKFFVDKLEDVKGLVVLPKGSYVHLPKVKVIESTHPEISELSFKAGMEVIKFLKNEDYDLLIFLLSGGASALIEYSSISYEILREINEKLVKSGLSINEINTVRKHLSLIKGGKLTEFSKAPILTLIVSDVPGGDLSAVGSGPTLPDSSTVDDAKLILNKIGLGEYSKYLVETKKEVHNSFNFLILDINTVLRKLRDIVQNPIILSSEIRGDAYSFGQNLAGIVNTSFSNLGLKPPYTLLAGGEPDVKIEGKAGKGGRNGEVCLGFLKWVKINSNYRFKLYAIATDGIDGNSEYAGCIIDENTVVDNIEYYIYSHSSYEALEKAGRVIKTGYTFTNVNNVYVLEVT, from the coding sequence ATGGATAAAATAATAGAGAAAATCTTAACATTTTCAGATCCTTATATAGCTTTAGATGAAAGAGTAGCAATCAAGAAGAACGAAATAACAGTTGATAGTAATCATTTCCCTTATACTAAACTTGCAATAATTGCTGTCGGAAAAGCTTCATATAAAATGGCTAAATTTTTTGTAGATAAACTTGAAGATGTTAAAGGTTTAGTTGTACTTCCAAAAGGTTCTTATGTTCATCTTCCGAAGGTTAAAGTGATTGAATCTACTCATCCAGAAATCTCCGAATTAAGTTTTAAGGCAGGAATGGAAGTTATTAAGTTCTTAAAAAATGAAGATTATGATTTACTAATTTTTCTTCTTTCTGGTGGAGCTTCAGCATTAATAGAATATTCTAGTATATCTTATGAGATATTGAGAGAAATTAATGAGAAATTGGTTAAATCTGGATTAAGTATTAATGAAATAAATACCGTAAGAAAACACTTATCATTAATTAAGGGCGGAAAATTAACTGAATTCTCCAAGGCTCCTATTTTAACTCTAATAGTCAGTGATGTTCCAGGAGGGGATTTAAGTGCTGTAGGTAGTGGCCCAACTTTACCAGATAGTAGTACCGTAGATGACGCTAAACTCATCTTAAATAAAATAGGCTTAGGAGAATATTCTAAATATCTTGTTGAGACTAAGAAAGAGGTTCATAATTCATTCAATTTTTTAATTCTAGATATAAATACTGTTTTAAGAAAATTAAGAGATATTGTCCAAAATCCTATTATTTTATCCAGTGAGATAAGGGGGGATGCGTACTCTTTTGGTCAGAATTTGGCTGGAATTGTTAACACTTCTTTTAGTAACCTAGGCTTAAAACCTCCATATACTCTTTTAGCTGGAGGAGAACCAGATGTAAAAATTGAAGGTAAAGCAGGTAAGGGAGGAAGAAATGGTGAAGTTTGTTTAGGTTTCTTGAAATGGGTTAAAATAAATTCTAATTATAGATTTAAACTCTATGCTATAGCTACTGACGGAATAGATGGAAATAGTGAATATGCTGGCTGCATTATTGATGAAAATACAGTAGTTGATAATATTGAGTATTATATTTATTCTCATTCCTCTTATGAGGCTTTAGAAAAAGCCGGAAGGGTTATTAAAACCGGATATACATTTACAAACGTCAATAACGTTTACGTTTTAGAAGTTACTTGA
- a CDS encoding DUF2250 domain-containing protein gives MSELSDLEKKILIHIYKYGPDNPWYMARRLLGESGWAPKYNEDEIEKACKKLEEEGLLQRFQGALKRSVTSSVKPWLKVKAKELDHKPKGIYYDLTKKGKKIASELYKETK, from the coding sequence GTGAGTGAACTTTCAGATTTGGAGAAAAAAATCTTAATTCATATTTACAAATACGGTCCTGATAATCCTTGGTACATGGCGAGGAGATTGTTAGGTGAAAGTGGTTGGGCACCTAAATATAATGAAGATGAAATTGAAAAAGCTTGTAAGAAATTAGAAGAAGAGGGTCTATTACAAAGGTTTCAAGGTGCACTAAAAAGAAGTGTCACGTCTTCAGTCAAACCATGGCTAAAAGTTAAGGCCAAGGAGTTAGATCATAAGCCTAAGGGAATATATTATGATTTAACGAAAAAAGGTAAAAAAATTGCATCAGAATTATATAAGGAGACTAAATAA
- a CDS encoding metal-dependent transcriptional regulator, producing MELSEPLENYLKEMYEIELLKGYARVSDLILAFNVSPGTVSKALEKLEKIGLIERDNKKIKLTAEGKKIAEKLIKAHRLSERLLTDIIGLDWIRAHQLAHRLEHIWPEDVVDKIDELLGKPLTCPHGHPIPGREVKINGIKLSEAECNKTYKVIMIIREEEWILSMADELNIKPGVEIKLIKKNENDFVIEIDSKKESIPRALAEEVLVSE from the coding sequence ATGGAATTATCTGAACCTTTAGAAAATTACTTAAAAGAGATGTATGAAATTGAGTTACTCAAAGGTTATGCCAGGGTTTCTGACCTTATTCTTGCTTTTAATGTATCACCCGGTACAGTTAGTAAAGCTCTTGAAAAATTAGAGAAAATTGGATTAATTGAAAGAGATAATAAGAAAATTAAATTAACAGCTGAAGGTAAAAAGATTGCTGAGAAGTTAATTAAGGCTCATAGGCTTTCTGAAAGATTGTTAACTGATATAATAGGGCTTGATTGGATTAGGGCTCATCAGCTTGCTCATAGACTTGAGCACATCTGGCCAGAAGATGTAGTGGATAAAATTGATGAACTTCTTGGTAAGCCTTTAACTTGTCCTCACGGTCATCCTATTCCGGGAAGAGAAGTTAAAATAAATGGAATAAAATTATCAGAAGCAGAATGCAACAAAACATATAAAGTTATAATGATTATAAGAGAAGAAGAATGGATTTTATCTATGGCTGACGAGCTAAATATTAAGCCCGGAGTCGAGATAAAATTAATTAAAAAGAATGAAAATGATTTTGTAATTGAAATTGATAGTAAAAAAGAATCTATTCCTAGAGCACTAGCTGAAGAGGTGTTGGTTAGTGAGTGA